The nucleotide sequence CGCCTGACGTGAATCCCGCTGACGCCTTCCACCCGCTGCGCCCCCGCTTGCTCCGCATCGCCTACCGGATGCTGGGCATCGTCGCGGAGGCAGAGGACGTGGTGCAGGAGGCGTACTTGCGCTGGCACCAGACCGACCGCGCCGCCGTGCGCGACGCCGAGGCCGTGCTCGTCCGCACGGTGACGCGGTTGTGTCTGGACGTCCTGAAGTCCGCCCGCGTACGCCGCGAGGAATACGTGGGCACCTGGCTTCCAGAGCCCATCGTCGATGCGGTGGAGGGTGATGACTTGACGCTGCCCCTGATGATGGCCCTGGAGCGGTTGTCCCCGCTGGAGCGAGCCGCCTTCCTCCTGCACGACGTGTTCGGCATGGACTTCGAGGAGGTGGCGAAGGCCATGGGCCGGGCCCCTGCCGCGTGCCGCCAGCTCGCCAGCCGCGCACGGGCCCACGTGCGCGAGGCTCGGCCGCGATTTCCCGTGTCGGAAGCGCAGGGCAGTGAGCTGGCCTCGGCCTTCTACGTCGCGTCCCGGAGCGGGGACATGGGGGCGCTCCAAGCGCTCCTGGCCCAGGACGTCGTCGTATACTCCGACGGTGGCGGCAAGG is from Myxococcus virescens and encodes:
- a CDS encoding sigma-70 family RNA polymerase sigma factor, yielding MNPADAFHPLRPRLLRIAYRMLGIVAEAEDVVQEAYLRWHQTDRAAVRDAEAVLVRTVTRLCLDVLKSARVRREEYVGTWLPEPIVDAVEGDDLTLPLMMALERLSPLERAAFLLHDVFGMDFEEVAKAMGRAPAACRQLASRARAHVREARPRFPVSEAQGSELASAFYVASRSGDMGALQALLAQDVVVYSDGGGKVKAALNPIYGQEKTLRFFEGLLRITGVNSSQRVHEGFIDGLPAFVTLEKDGTLQTTALGIEDGRIATIYVTRNPDKLQGIRGLVADKLPS